In the Candidatus Binatia bacterium genome, CCTCGCAGGTGACCATTCACGCCAACGGCAATGCGTCGGGTGCGGGAATCTTAGTTGTCGACGGCTCTCTCACGATCAATGGGAACTTGAACTTCGTTGGCTGGATTATCGTCCGGGGAAGCACGGTAATCAGCGGCCCGAATTCTGACGACGAAACGACGGTTCTGGGCAACGCCACGGTGATGGGATCGCTTTGGACCGCCCATATGACCATTCGTGTCGGCGGCAGTGCGATTGTGAATTTTTGTGAGTCCTGCTTAAATATGATCGTTCCACCAAGCGGCGGGGGCTACATGCCCAAGGCGATGATGATCACTTCCTGGCAAGAGGTACTGTAATGCGAAGAAGCTTGTTTGCCGTGCCGATGGTACTTGGGCTTTTTGTTTCGGCTGGGTTCATCCCCGGCGCAGTGGCCGAGGGAGATCCACCGGCCTTCGAACAACCGGAGGACCCGCAAGCCAAGCTGCGAGAGTTGGACGACGTGGTGTTGCAGAAGCAACGAGCACTGTTTGCGGCCCGCATGCGCGGTAACCCCGAGGAGATCAAGAAAGCACAAGAAGAGTTCGAGGCGGTGCAAAAACAGCGCAGCAAGACCGTGCGGGCGATCGAAAACCCACGCTGATTTTCTTGCGTTCCCGCCGAGTTCTGGTCCAGGAGCGCGCCGCGTTCTCGTGCATCCTTGAATCGCCAAATGGAGACTCTGGAAGCAGGCTGCACGAATGGTTGGCAAATGCCACGATTCTGACTCTGCTTGCGGCAAACTTGCGCCACTCGAGGTGCACACAGCTCGAGCCGGCTGTTAGAGGCCCTGCGGTCCTTCACGCTCTGGTTGGTGGCCACAGGCGTTTGCGTGGGCCGGGTGGCTCCCACGACCCCGCGCTCCTGCTAGAAGCAGGTGCGTTCAGGAGTGTCGATGCGGAAGGCCGGTTTGCCGCGGGCCCCGATTGCACGAGCCGTACTTCTTGGTTTCGCGGCTGGCGCTGCCATTCTTTGGCTGCTTGGCATCGTGCTGCCTCGGGCTCCGTGGCGCCTGCCGCCTGCAGCTTCGCACCCCGAGTTGTTGGCACTGGCAACCCCGGCGTTCGATGTCGTCGCGGCCGCACAGAATGACCTGGCTGACGCTGTGTCCGGTCCGGCGGTCGCTGCCGTGCAGCACAACAATGCGGGTGTGGCCGCGGCTCGCGAGCGCGATTGGGCGAGAGCAGCCGAACAGTTGCGGGAGGCTTTGGGGCTCGATCCGCAAAGTGAGGCAATCCGGCGCAATTTGCAGCAAGTCTTGCTTGCGTGGGGCGTGGAACAACTGCGCGCGGGAAAGCGATCGGCGGCAGAGGGGCTCCTCGCCGAAGCATCCCAACTGCGTCGTGATGCCGATGTCGACTATTGGCTCGGCAAGTGTAGGTTGCAGCAAGGAAACCGCTTGGAGGCGGAAAGAATTTGGCAGCAAGCCCTTGAGCAGTTTCCTGAGCACCCTTATTTGCTCTTCGGCTTAGGAGAAGCCGCCGAGCAGCGCGACGATCGGGTGCAAGCTTTGGATTACTTCCTGCGCGCCCGCAAGGCGGGGCTCAACGTGCCCGGCCTGGACGAGAAGATCGAACGCCTCGGGCGCGAAGTTGACGCCGAGTGGGAATACACGATCAGCCGCAGCGCTCGCTTCGACTTCCGCCATCCCGCCTTCGATCGTCGCGAGGTTTTGGACCTAGTCGTAGCCAGTTTCGAAGCAGCATACGACCACCTGCTGGCAACCTTCGGTGTCGGACCTACTGCTCCAGTGCGCGTCGTCCTCTATCCGTCAGCGGACTTTTATGCGGTAACGCGTTCGCCTGATTGGGCAGGTGGCGCTTATAGCGGCCGCATCCAATTGCCGGTGGGCGGCCTGGTCGAAACCGACCGCGACCAACTCGAACGTGTGGCGCGCCACGAGCTGGTGCATGCGCTGGTCTCTGAATGGAGTCGCGGGCAGGCGCCAGGCTGGCTGCAAGAAGGGCTAGCGATGTGGGGCGAGCGCAATCGACCAGATGAGCGCCGATCCTGGGCAGAAACCCTAGTCTCGCAGGCTCACGGGGTGTCGCTCGAGCGCTTGCCCCAATCGCTTGCCACGTTGGAGCAGGCTCAGGCCGAGGTGGCCTATGCGTTGAGCTACCTCGCGGTCCTCTCGCTTGTCGAGCGATACGGCATCCATCGTGTTCTCAGCTTCGTGCAAGCGACCGGCGAACAACCTTGGCGCAACGCTTTTGCCAGCAGCTTCGGGAGCAACTTCGAGGAATTCGCTGGCGACCTTTAGCGGGCGCCCGCGGTACGGAACGCACGAAGCTCCTGCGGCAGGGACGTGCCGGTACGACCCCGAGGGGCAGTTGCCGGAAGTAGCAAGCCTCTGGCTCAAACAGCAACAAAACGATTCACAACACGAGCACGATCGGCTGTTCGAGGGTGTGCTTCAAGTCTTCTAAAAAGCGGCCCGCTTCAACACCGTTCAGCACACGGTGATCGGCGGATAGCGTGACCCTCATGGTCTTGGCCACCGCGAGTTGGCCAGCGCGCACAACCGGGCGCTCCCGGATACTCCCCACCGCCAAGATTGCCGATTGGGGCGGAGTGATCACCGCAGCGAAAGAGTCGATATCCAACATCCCCATGTTGGAGATCGTAAACGTGGCACCCACGAGCTCTGCTCCAGTGAATTTTCCCGCTTGTGCTTTTTCCACCAAACCTTGGGTCGCCTGCGCGATTTCGCGGAGACCCAGGTGTTGGCAGCGGTGGATCACCGGAGCCACGAGCCCGTCCTCCACCGCCACCGCGATCCCGATGTTGATATCCTCATGGACTTCCACCGTGCCATCTATCCAAGAGGCGTTTGCTCGAGGATGGCGTGGCAGCACGAGCGCGAGGGCACGAATTAGCAAGTGTGTGTAGGTGATGCGCTCTGGGAACACATTGGCGGCCAGAAGCTGCTCGCGGAGGCGCGCCGCTTCGGTCATGTCGATTTCCGAGGTCACGTAAAAATGCGGAATTTCCCGCTTGGATTGCGCCATTTGTTTGGCCACCGTTTGGCGCAACCGGCTCTCCGGGTGCCGCCCAGGATGGAGACCGCTTGTCGGCGCGAGCCGGGGCTTCCAGCGAAGGGACGACGGCGGCAGTGGTGGTGCCGGAGCTGGCGCGGGTGACTCGGCCGCCTCGGTTCGCGGCTGCGCCGCCCCGGTGCGTCGCTCCGGCGCTGGCTCGGCGGCCGGTCCCGCCGGTTTTGCCGCCGGTTTGGCGGCCGTTTTCCCTACTGCGGCAGCTTCCCCGCGTGGCGCTGCGGTCGGCTCGCGCACTGGCGGCGGAGCCGATTCGCGCGTCGGGGCTGCCGTCTGTACGCCAGCCTGCACTTCTTCAAGAATGGCCAACACGGCGCCGACCGGTGCGCTTTCCCCTTCGGGCACGCGGATTTCCCGCACAATCCCGCTGGCCTCGGCCTCGACCTCCATATCGGCCTTGTCGGTTTCCACTTCGGCAATGACCTCACCGCGCTGGACCATTTCCCCCACTCGCTTGTACCAGCGCAAAATGGTGCCCTCCTCCATGGTATCGCTCAGCTTGGGCATGCGGATTTCAATCGCCATCGTTCCAGCTCCTTCACAGCCGCGCCACTCCAACCATTTGCCTTCTAGGAGAGATTCTCACTCACTTCCAAATCGGATAATCTCGGGAGCGCCTGAGCTCCTCCGTGAGAAGCAGTAGACCTATGTCTTGGCGAGTGTTGGTTTTCAACACCGGTTCCTCGAGTGTGAAGTTCGGGGTTTATCGTTGCAACGACGAGGTCGCGCTCGAGTACACGGGCGCGGTGTCCGGTCTCGATGGGCAGACCGAAGTGGAAATTTACGCCGCAGCCGCACGGTCACGCCACACTGTGGCGCTCGGCT is a window encoding:
- a CDS encoding 2-oxo acid dehydrogenase subunit E2 produces the protein MAIEIRMPKLSDTMEEGTILRWYKRVGEMVQRGEVIAEVETDKADMEVEAEASGIVREIRVPEGESAPVGAVLAILEEVQAGVQTAAPTRESAPPPVREPTAAPRGEAAAVGKTAAKPAAKPAGPAAEPAPERRTGAAQPRTEAAESPAPAPAPPLPPSSLRWKPRLAPTSGLHPGRHPESRLRQTVAKQMAQSKREIPHFYVTSEIDMTEAARLREQLLAANVFPERITYTHLLIRALALVLPRHPRANASWIDGTVEVHEDINIGIAVAVEDGLVAPVIHRCQHLGLREIAQATQGLVEKAQAGKFTGAELVGATFTISNMGMLDIDSFAAVITPPQSAILAVGSIRERPVVRAGQLAVAKTMRVTLSADHRVLNGVEAGRFLEDLKHTLEQPIVLVL